ACCGAGCATCATTAATATCTGTCTCTTCATTCGCTTCTAAATAAATAACCCGATAATTGTTTTCCCAAAGACTTTGAATCTTTTTTAACTCCGTACTTTTACCACAACCGCGATGTCCGGTAAATAAAATTGTTGTAAAATCACTTGCGTCTTGAAAGTCCAAAATTGTACTAACATTATCAATAGCCGAAGTTTTCCGCACCCCCGACAGATCGACATAATACCGTTCCATTTCTGCTGGTTCAAGCGGCTCAACATTACAAGCCAAAAAAGCCGATTTAAGAGTATTTGCGCGCTGAAAACTTGACTGAGACATTATTTTGGGAAGATAGAAATCACGAACTTCTAAATTTTAAGCGATCGCCTATCAAATTTAGCAAGTACAGCTACTTATACCAATTATTTGTGAGGCTGCATATTATTTCGACCCCACCCCTAACCCCTCCCCGCAAGCGAGGAGGGGAACTGGATTTCTGGTTAAATTCTATTTATGCATCTTGATATTAAATTGGTATTATACATTATAAATAATAAACCACATCATCTTCCTCATCCGGTCGGGCAATTACTTACGCATAAACTACCATTTCAGAAAATTGTCGCCAAATTCACCAAAAAAACCTTCGTTTACCATTGAAAGCGGTTAAATTCCTCTATGCATTGATATGTATTTTTGTCAAGACCAGTTTCTCAAGTGCAGCTTCCCTACAAAACTGATCTTTTATTGCGTCGTGCGATCGCCTACTTTATAAAAGTAAAGATGGTATTACTTGCTGATTGGAGTTAATTCTGCTTCTCGTCGCCTGGGTACACCATAAGCCATGAAATCATAAGCCATATCTGTTTTCGGAAAAATTGCTCTGGCTTCATGAAGTAAATCTTTTAGTTCTATAATGTTTCCCGGCGCATAGCGGGGACTGAAATGAGTCATAATTAACCGATGCGCCCCTGCTACTAAGGCTGTTTGCGCGGCCATTGTGGTTGTGGAATGCAATCGCTGAAAAGCTAAATCGGCATCTTGATGGGCAAAGGTCGCTTCATGAATCAAGACATCGGCATCTTGTGCTAATTCCACTGCACCCTCGGAATAAATTGTATCTGTACAATAGGCTATTTTGCGTCCAATTTCTGTGGGTCCACACAATTCAGTGCCGTTAATGACGCGTCCATCGGGAAGTGTGACTGTTTCACCACGCTTGAGTTGACCGTAAATTCTACCGGGGGGAATTTCCAAGGCTTTGGCTTTTTCTATATCAAAGCGTCCTGGTCGGTCTTTTTCTGCTATACGGTAACCAAATGCTGTAATACGGTGATGTAAAGGACTACAGCTAACTGTAAATTCATCATCTTCATAAATGATTCCGGGTTGGACAACATGAACTTTCACCGGATAGGAAAAATGTGTGTGTGAGTAACGTGTGGCGGCTTGGATATATTCGTTTAATCCCGGTGGTCCATAAAGATCAACTCTTTGCACGTTACCTGCTAAACCACAACTAGCAAGTAGTCCCATTAAACCAAAAATATGGTCGCCGTGCAGATGGGTGATGAATATTCGGGATAGTTGACTCATTTTTAGGTCACTCCGCAATAGTTGATGCTGAGTACCTTCGCCACAGTCGAATAACCACAGTTCTGCTCTTTGGGGTAATCTCAGCGCTATGCTGGAAACATTGCGCGATCGCGTGGGTACTCCAGAACTCGTCCCTAAAAATGTTATCTGCACAGCGTTTTTTGACCTTCCTCTTGCTGAATTTTATGCTTATTGTCTCTATATTGGCATGGTTGTTTAGATTTAACGAACCGCCAAGTCGCCAAGTACGCCAAGAGAGGAGGAGGAAAATTTTAGTTCTATGGTCAGTGATTCAATGGTTAGTTATTGGTATGAAGGGCTTTGTCCTGCAAGTGGTGATTTATTGAAGTTACCCCGCACTGTTTTTGTTGAGGCGATCGCTCGTGATTTAATGCAAGAATTAGCCACTGATGCGGTTTATAATCGGGAGGGTAAGATGTATGGTGTTTTGCTGGTTGAACTTCCTACAGGTGAAAGGCAAGTTTTAAAAGCATTTTCTGGTCTTCTCAATGCTTACAGTGTAATTGCCGGTTGGGTTCCACCAATTCCGGGACGAGAGGAAGTAGCCGTAGAGGAAGCCCATACTTTAGCTGAACTAGAAGCTATCAAGCAGGAACTGATTACTCTCAAGGAACTCAGAGAACGACAACAGGATGAAATTCTCTCTTACGAGTTTGAGCAGCAGTTGCAACAGATGAATAATTTCCATCGCAACTCGAAGCAAGAACGTGACACCAAACGTCGGCAATATTACCAAGAACTCACCGGGGAAGCACTCACTACTGCATTGGCACAACTGGAAGAAAAAAGCCGTCAACAAGGAATTGAACGCCGGCAACTCAAAGCCAAACAAAATGCTGTGTTGCAACCTTTACAGCAATTGATTGCAGCCGCAGACAAGCAGATACAAGAACTAAAACAACGACGCAAAGCATTGTCCCGCCAATTGCAAGCGCAAATGCACGCGGCTTATTCCCTAATGAATTTTTTAGGGCAATCGGCATCTTTGCAACAATTGATGCCAGCAGGGTCTATACCTACGGGTACGGGAGATTGTTGTGCGCCGAAGCTACTACACTATGCGGCAAATAATGGATTTAAGCCTTTGGCAATGGCGGAGTTTTGGTGGGGAGAATCTTTAGAAAGTCAGGACAAAGTACAGGGAGAATTTTACGGCGCTTGTGTTGAGCGTTGTCAGCCGTTAATGGGGTTTTTGCTTTCGGGGTTCAAATCTCCTTTCCCAGCCCCAGGAAGGACAACTAAAAGCAGTTTAAGCAGCAATTTCAATGATAGAGGAGGGCTGAATTTACCTGACTTTTCACGGGATCTGGAAAACCCCTCTCCAAACCTCTCCCCTGCAAGGAGAGAGGCTTTAAATTTTCCCCCTTCCCTACCAGGGAAGGGGGTTAGGGGGTTAGGTTTCGCGTTAGCTTTTCCACATAACGTGACAAGTCAGATAAATTTACCGATTATTTATGAAGATGAATGGCTGATTGCTGTGAACAAACCCCCAGGGCTACTTTCGGTTCCTGGTCGTTATCGGGATACTCAAGATAGTGTTCTCAGTCGCTGGCGTTATTGGTTTCCAGATGATACGGAAATTATGACGGTGCATCGCCTGGATCAGGAAACTTCTGGTATTTTACTACTAACGCGCGATCGCCAAGTCCATCGGCAACTGAGCCAGCAATTTCAGCAACGGCAAATTCACAAAATTTATGAAGCTATCCTTTCCGGTGCTGTGACGGTTGATCAAGGTGTGATTGAATTACCACTGTGGGGAAATCCTGAAAATCGCCCCTATCAACAAGTGAATTGGCAACATGGTAAACCCAGTTTGACTAAATTTCGGGTGATAGATAGAGAAGGAAACTATCCGCGTGTCGAATTTATACCCCTCACAGGACGCACTCACCAATTGAGAGTTCATGCTGCTGATCAGCGAGGATTGGGGATTACTATTTTAGGCGATCGCCTTTATGGATGCAATGCTGTTACGAGTCGGTTACATCTACACGCCAGAGAACTGCGCTTTGAACATCCCCAGTTAGGCAAAACCCTGCATCTACAAGCCAAAACGCCATTTTAATCAGTTTGACAACGCCCCTCGGTGTTACACTCAACCTTCTGCTGACGTTGAGCAATAATAGTTGCTAAATTCGGTCTTCCGGTGAGGGAAAGTCGCCAGTCTGCCCAAATGCCATAGATAAAATCAGCGATCGCACCTAAAATTGGTAACTTAGTTATGGCATAAATCCAACCCATTCCCAGGATTTCATAAATGCGACGAAAAACCTCAACATTTTGAATCAGCGTCCCATCTGGTAACACTGCATGAATGCGCCCCATAGCCGTTTCAAAGTCAACCCCACCATGTTCTTCAGGGGTGTAATCATCATCTGCAATGTCCACAAACGCCACCAAACCTCTGCCAGCATCCCGTTTTTGCAAAAAATTGACTTCTCGCACACACAAAGGGCATTCACCGTCATACAGCAGCTTGATTTTCCATGTAGGTGCAGCAACTTTATCGGAGTAGTTAACTTGTTGATTGGCTAAAGGCATAATTAAAACAATTGATTTTTTAAATCCCACATTCCGCACCCGTTCTAAACTAAGAGTTGGGGATAATAAATATTATGGCAACTTTTAATCATCTTTGCTGATGATAGCTTTTAGATCCTATATTCACTAAACTCCAAGATTAAAAACGTATATAAATATGCCTAACATTCAAACAAATCCGCGTACAAATACAGAAGCTTCAACCTGGGATGGAACTATGGAAATCTATGATTTGGTGATAGTTGGTGCTGGGCCTATCGGGTTAGCAACTGCTATTGGCTTACGCAAAAAAGGGATCGAAAATATTCTGGTTGTTGATCAAACTCGCGCTTTTCGTCAAGTTGGTCAGGTCTTGGATATTCTCCCCAATGGCTTAAAATCTCTCAAATATTTAGATGAGCAAGCTTACGAAGCAGTCAAGAAAATTGGGCTGGGGTTTCTTAATTCTCCGCAGTCCCAGGGCGAAAAAACTCAGGAAAAAAAACCTGCCAAAACTTCACCTGAATGGGTTTATAAGAATTTACAGGGGGAAACTATTCGGTCAATTCCTCTGGGTTTTGATCACTGGTTTAAAACTTATGGCGAGGGTCGAGTTTCAATTGCTTGGTATAATTTGCAAACCACCCTCAGAAATCTCATTCCAGAAGATAGAGTTAAAGCAAATCATCGTTGTATCAATGTTATAGATGAACCAGAAAATGCCTGTGTCCGGATAGATTGCGTTTCTGATCTAGGAACAGAAGCAAACCCCTATGCCTATTGGGCTGATGGACAAGAAGTTAATCACAACCAGCCGGAAAATTTAGATCCTATTTCTCAACAATCAGTTACCAAATCGTTCCGAGCCAAACTAATTGTGGCAGCAGATGGCATCAATTCTACAATTCGTAAGATAATTTACCGAAAATAGTGGGTTTAAAGCCTCGTCCTTCCAGTAGGACGGCTTTTTATTTGGGCATTTAATTTATCTTTCATTCTAGTGATAGCTAAGAATGATGTAAAATGTACCCAGGAGGTGATAAAAGTGTTTAACCTAACCTACGAATTTAAACTCAAGCCGACTCAAAAACAATCGAATACTTTTGAGCAATGGCTTGAGATTAATCGTCGAGTCTATAACTATGCTTTGCGCGAACGTAAAGATTGGTATAAGTCTCGCAGTTGTCAGGTTAATGCTTGTTCCCTCCGTCGTGAATACATCATTCGGTCCGATACTCCCCGCCCCACCTACGCTAGTCAATGCAAATCATTAACTGAAGCCAAAAGGACTAATCCTGATCTAAAATCTGTACAATCTCAGGTCTTGCAACAAACGTTAAAACGACTTGAAACCGCATTCACAAGTATGTGGGAACAAAATCATGGATTTCCTAGATTTAAAAAATCTGGAAAGATGCGTAGTTTTGTCTTCCCGCAAATGAAGGGGGATAAATTAAGTGGTGGGAGAATTAACCTACCTGTGATTGGTTGGGTTAAATTCCGACAATCCCGTTCAATCCCAGATGGGGGAGTGATGAAACTTGCACGTGTAGTCAAGCGTGTTTCTGGGTGGTACGTAATGTTAACTATCCAGTGGGATGTTAGTCTACCCCAACCCATGCCACATGGGGAAGCAGTAGGAATTGATGTTGGATTAACAAATTTTATTGCTACTTCTAATGGTCTTTTAGTCAAGCGTCCGAGGTTTTTTGTAGATGCCGAACGCCAGCTGAAATTGCTGCAACAGCGTGTCTCCAAAAAACGATTAGGCTCGAACAATTGGAAGAAAGCACAAAAGAAAGTTGCTTCATTGCATGAGTACGTTGCTAATTGTCGTAAAGACTGGCACAGAAAGCTGTCTCACCAAATTTGTGACAGCGT
This region of Nodularia sp. LEGE 06071 genomic DNA includes:
- a CDS encoding ribonuclease Z, which gives rise to MQITFLGTSSGVPTRSRNVSSIALRLPQRAELWLFDCGEGTQHQLLRSDLKMSQLSRIFITHLHGDHIFGLMGLLASCGLAGNVQRVDLYGPPGLNEYIQAATRYSHTHFSYPVKVHVVQPGIIYEDDEFTVSCSPLHHRITAFGYRIAEKDRPGRFDIEKAKALEIPPGRIYGQLKRGETVTLPDGRVINGTELCGPTEIGRKIAYCTDTIYSEGAVELAQDADVLIHEATFAHQDADLAFQRLHSTTTMAAQTALVAGAHRLIMTHFSPRYAPGNIIELKDLLHEARAIFPKTDMAYDFMAYGVPRRREAELTPISK
- a CDS encoding RluA family pseudouridine synthase yields the protein MVSDSMVSYWYEGLCPASGDLLKLPRTVFVEAIARDLMQELATDAVYNREGKMYGVLLVELPTGERQVLKAFSGLLNAYSVIAGWVPPIPGREEVAVEEAHTLAELEAIKQELITLKELRERQQDEILSYEFEQQLQQMNNFHRNSKQERDTKRRQYYQELTGEALTTALAQLEEKSRQQGIERRQLKAKQNAVLQPLQQLIAAADKQIQELKQRRKALSRQLQAQMHAAYSLMNFLGQSASLQQLMPAGSIPTGTGDCCAPKLLHYAANNGFKPLAMAEFWWGESLESQDKVQGEFYGACVERCQPLMGFLLSGFKSPFPAPGRTTKSSLSSNFNDRGGLNLPDFSRDLENPSPNLSPARREALNFPPSLPGKGVRGLGFALAFPHNVTSQINLPIIYEDEWLIAVNKPPGLLSVPGRYRDTQDSVLSRWRYWFPDDTEIMTVHRLDQETSGILLLTRDRQVHRQLSQQFQQRQIHKIYEAILSGAVTVDQGVIELPLWGNPENRPYQQVNWQHGKPSLTKFRVIDREGNYPRVEFIPLTGRTHQLRVHAADQRGLGITILGDRLYGCNAVTSRLHLHARELRFEHPQLGKTLHLQAKTPF
- a CDS encoding thiol-disulfide oxidoreductase DCC family protein; the protein is MPLANQQVNYSDKVAAPTWKIKLLYDGECPLCVREVNFLQKRDAGRGLVAFVDIADDDYTPEEHGGVDFETAMGRIHAVLPDGTLIQNVEVFRRIYEILGMGWIYAITKLPILGAIADFIYGIWADWRLSLTGRPNLATIIAQRQQKVECNTEGRCQTD
- a CDS encoding RNA-guided endonuclease TnpB family protein, translated to MFNLTYEFKLKPTQKQSNTFEQWLEINRRVYNYALRERKDWYKSRSCQVNACSLRREYIIRSDTPRPTYASQCKSLTEAKRTNPDLKSVQSQVLQQTLKRLETAFTSMWEQNHGFPRFKKSGKMRSFVFPQMKGDKLSGGRINLPVIGWVKFRQSRSIPDGGVMKLARVVKRVSGWYVMLTIQWDVSLPQPMPHGEAVGIDVGLTNFIATSNGLLVKRPRFFVDAERQLKLLQQRVSKKRLGSNNWKKAQKKVASLHEYVANCRKDWHRKLSHQICDSVGMVFVEDLNLVGLSRGMLGKHCLDAGFGQFFNILEQTCFKRDVYFQKVDARKTSQICPHCGIETGKKELSQRTHVCSNCGYTTDRDVAAAQVVAIRGLAAVGHTVKMLAEGKFIGIPVKQESSCL